A part of Sulfurimonas sp. HSL-1716 genomic DNA contains:
- a CDS encoding MBL fold metallo-hydrolase, which yields MKIKREPMGSYQTNCYIVTVEGKDFIIDPGVGATPWVMQNVTNPVAILNTHGHFDHVWSNQELKEKLHIPLYTPKDDVFLLQNSSWMPGLPPSFPDVEVEGDAEFDFEGVKVKFRHFPGHCPGCSTIEIGDVMFSGDFIFERSIGRTDFPYSDPEAMKESLKKFSKLDYDKTVFPGHGDSTTIAAEQQNAPYWINML from the coding sequence ATGAAAATAAAAAGAGAACCCATGGGGTCATATCAGACAAACTGCTATATCGTAACGGTAGAAGGGAAAGATTTTATCATCGATCCGGGTGTCGGCGCGACTCCATGGGTCATGCAAAACGTCACAAATCCCGTAGCCATCCTCAATACGCATGGGCATTTCGACCATGTATGGAGCAATCAGGAGCTTAAAGAAAAACTCCATATCCCGCTTTACACTCCAAAAGACGATGTCTTCTTGCTTCAAAACAGCAGCTGGATGCCCGGCCTTCCGCCTTCATTTCCCGACGTTGAAGTAGAGGGTGATGCAGAGTTTGATTTTGAAGGCGTAAAGGTCAAGTTCCGCCATTTTCCCGGGCATTGTCCGGGATGTTCTACCATTGAGATCGGAGATGTTATGTTTAGCGGAGATTTTATATTCGAACGCTCGATAGGCAGAACGGATTTTCCCTATTCCGATCCCGAAGCGATGAAAGAGAGTCTGAAAAAATTCTCGAAATTGGATTACGATAAAACGGTTTTCCCCGGGCACGGCGATTCTACGACGATTGCCGCTGAACAGCAAAACGCGCCTTACTGGATAAATATGCTCTAA
- a CDS encoding cation diffusion facilitator family transporter, with amino-acid sequence MRIEQKATVASMSVAAILVSLKMIIGVMSGSVAVLASAIDSLLDLTVSAFNFFALGHAQKEPDDKFNFGRGKLEPLAAVVEGTIISMSAIFVLYQAIMKIANDTPTQHLQESIVVMVLSIVITGALVLFLNYIAKKTKNMVIRADALHYKTDLFSNGAVLLALGLISMTGVELIDPVLGIGIAVYMFYSAFPIVKEGVLMLLDVALEEEDVNKIKDLLESEKEITTYHFLSTRQAGSHIYISVHLVFNVTVTLYDAHVVGDKIEMKLKKLFPEYKVHTLVHLDPYDDSEMNETEDEY; translated from the coding sequence ATGCGTATTGAACAAAAAGCCACCGTTGCGTCCATGTCGGTGGCGGCGATCTTGGTAAGTCTGAAGATGATTATAGGCGTCATGAGCGGCTCGGTCGCGGTACTGGCCTCGGCGATTGATTCTCTTTTAGACCTTACAGTATCGGCGTTTAACTTTTTTGCACTCGGCCACGCACAAAAAGAACCTGATGACAAATTCAACTTCGGAAGAGGAAAGCTTGAACCGCTTGCGGCCGTAGTCGAGGGCACCATCATCTCGATGTCGGCAATTTTTGTCCTCTACCAGGCGATCATGAAGATCGCAAACGACACTCCTACGCAGCATCTGCAGGAATCGATCGTGGTGATGGTGCTCTCCATCGTCATAACCGGTGCTTTGGTCCTGTTTTTAAATTATATCGCAAAAAAAACGAAAAATATGGTCATCCGTGCAGACGCCCTTCACTATAAGACGGACCTCTTTTCAAACGGTGCCGTCCTTTTGGCTCTTGGTCTCATCTCTATGACCGGAGTGGAACTCATCGATCCTGTTTTGGGTATCGGTATCGCGGTATATATGTTTTATTCGGCTTTTCCGATCGTTAAAGAGGGAGTACTTATGCTTTTGGATGTCGCTTTGGAAGAGGAGGACGTAAACAAGATAAAAGATCTGCTTGAAAGTGAAAAAGAGATAACGACCTACCATTTTTTAAGCACCAGACAAGCGGGTTCACATATCTATATCTCCGTTCACTTGGTTTTCAACGTCACCGTGACCCTTTATGACGCCCATGTGGTCGGGGACAAGATCGAGATGAAACTCAAAAAGCTTTTTCCGGAGTATAAGGTCCATACTCTCGTACATCTCGATCCATATGATGACTCGGAAATGAACGAAACGGAAGATGAATACTAA
- the cmoB gene encoding tRNA 5-methoxyuridine(34)/uridine 5-oxyacetic acid(34) synthase CmoB encodes MTPIIIFRLTKIAATDMDATVAFCSIRINILFFVEIITNSCYNSEMNLDEIRKDRQKWMTWKNIAPLRDIIDNLPDVDVRMELGDTVTLSCSEPIDLKLIEENARAMMPWRKGPFDLFGLFIDTEWKSNIKYNLIRPYFDLKDKRVADIGCNNGYYLFRMQEDSPKKLIGFDPSALYKTQFDFINHFAKTNIVYELLGVEHLPFYEEKFDFIFCLGVLYHRSDPVMMLKDLYKGLDTEGEVLLDTFYIEGDEEMALTPKGSYSKIPNIYFVPTIPALKNWCLRAGFSGFEVLETSKTSTDEQRKTDWIEGQSLEDFLDPDDSSKTIEGYPAPKRVYVKLIKERNG; translated from the coding sequence ATGACGCCTATAATCATCTTCAGACTTACCAAGATCGCCGCCACCGACATGGACGCAACGGTGGCTTTTTGTTCAATACGCATAAATATCCTGTTTTTTGTTGAGATTATAACAAATAGTTGTTACAATAGCGAAATGAATTTAGATGAGATTAGAAAAGACAGACAAAAGTGGATGACGTGGAAGAACATAGCTCCGCTCAGAGATATCATAGACAATCTGCCCGATGTCGATGTCAGGATGGAGCTCGGCGACACGGTGACGCTTTCGTGCAGTGAGCCGATAGATTTGAAGCTCATAGAAGAGAATGCCAGAGCCATGATGCCGTGGAGAAAGGGACCGTTTGATCTTTTTGGTCTGTTTATAGATACCGAATGGAAAAGCAATATCAAGTACAATCTTATCCGTCCCTATTTTGATCTCAAAGATAAGCGGGTAGCCGACATAGGGTGCAACAACGGATACTATCTTTTTCGCATGCAGGAGGATTCCCCTAAAAAGCTGATAGGCTTCGATCCTTCGGCTTTATACAAGACGCAGTTTGATTTTATAAACCATTTTGCAAAGACGAATATCGTTTATGAACTTTTAGGCGTCGAGCACCTGCCATTTTATGAAGAGAAGTTCGACTTTATATTTTGTCTGGGTGTGCTTTATCATAGAAGTGATCCCGTGATGATGTTAAAAGATCTCTATAAAGGGCTTGATACCGAGGGCGAGGTTCTGCTGGACACGTTTTATATAGAGGGCGATGAAGAGATGGCTTTGACACCAAAAGGAAGTTATTCTAAAATACCCAACATCTATTTCGTGCCTACGATACCCGCACTTAAAAACTGGTGCCTTCGCGCCGGTTTTTCCGGTTTTGAAGTCTTAGAAACATCCAAGACGTCGACGGATGAACAGAGAAAAACCGACTGGATCGAAGGGCAGAGCCTTGAAGATTTTTTAGATCCTGACGATAGTAGTAAAACCATAGAGGGATATCCCGCTCCAAAAAGAGTATATGTAAAACTTATTAAGGAAAGAAATGGCTAA
- a CDS encoding hotdog domain-containing protein, translating into MAKKNKNEIENENEENEEQDEELGIEEYSNENTVYLKTHDSIHQELCGEIHKLEFGYAETELKTTHEMLADEMGLIHGGFVFGAADYAAMAAVNERNVVLVASECQFLSPVKLGDIVKVTAKVRHKEGRKRNVEVEAFVLDIKVFTGVFKTVITERHVLKLKLLDSAGEA; encoded by the coding sequence ATGGCTAAGAAAAATAAAAACGAAATTGAAAACGAAAACGAAGAAAATGAAGAGCAGGACGAAGAACTGGGGATAGAAGAGTATAGTAACGAAAATACCGTATATCTAAAAACTCATGACAGCATACATCAAGAGCTGTGCGGCGAGATCCATAAACTGGAGTTCGGGTATGCCGAAACCGAGCTGAAAACTACGCATGAGATGCTTGCAGACGAAATGGGACTGATCCACGGCGGATTTGTCTTCGGTGCCGCAGATTATGCAGCGATGGCCGCAGTAAACGAAAGAAACGTCGTCTTGGTTGCGAGCGAATGCCAGTTCCTTTCACCCGTAAAACTAGGAGACATCGTAAAAGTTACGGCAAAAGTACGTCATAAAGAGGGGCGCAAAAGAAACGTGGAAGTGGAAGCTTTCGTATTGGATATAAAAGTCTTTACGGGAGTGTTTAAAACCGTCATCACCGAAAGACATGTATTAAAACTTAAACTTCTCGACAGTGCGGGAGAAGCTTAG